ttacataaaatggcaaataaatacattaatttcatgtgtactaccatgaatatgccatatctgtgtacacgaataaacttcacacttcaagctgtacttaaaacttcccattctggctttttaacctacctccaaatgtattttaatatattttttattcacactggtttatgcatttaatgtttgtccatctagaacttttatttttcatgagctgtacattttaagatgtactcagtgttgataaatcacatgcactgaatgtaaatgctaatgtcaggactctcagtcctcctcttggatggccagtgtcctgcaaagtttagctaccccaaataaacacacctaagctaagcaaggtcttcaggatcagtagcaatgtccaagcaagtgtgttggaactgaactctgcagtcaacattaattgcggctggtgccaaataaaaattattatgtatcccttgtgcattgttcaaattcactaccctttcattatgttcgggatgaaaacattcactcaattaaactgctataagcattagataaaaaagatttcccctaatttattgttggtggatgctttttttcactgactttcattataattacatttttgattgcaaagccatgaaacataatcatgcattcttgattgtttgtggttttcccccaaaataagtgtcaaaataagatttgtcaccaatcattccattagctgcaacacagagaaaattgtggccaaaataagactcaactttaccccctagtggaaaacgtccccaacaacgcattagtggtattatgtaacagcaagtcatttgtgcaagtacatttgacttgcagtttttccaaaacgtaatcatttttatttggcaccagctgcagtagttaatgttgttttctattatacagctatcattgagctaaggtatacccccctaccaccccatctatcattgaagaacctgtgttacacagatatggcatattcatggtagtacacatgaaattaatgtatttatctgtcatttaaacttacataaacagaaatcctgtctccccctctagtggaccttaagtgtaagaccttcatcgctcagataatgaaagtcactaggattttttgagaaggaaaaagtctgaccagttacagcaacgagtcaaacgagtctgaagatctgagctgaatttggtgaaacaatacaattttagtcgttgtcaaggccaacaaagaagactaaaagagaaacatcattcaattttgtctgtaataaaactaataattataatttatttaataaatttaactatattaatttccacaattaattattaatgtcacacacacctacctagtgccattagacttaaaagatgagagtggtaaatgttacagacatattatcatggaactgttcagtctattattgatttttatttccacttcacttttatcccaggagacagaactatttgcactgtatttacagtgggacaatattcatacaatactataacctagaaataatttaaaggggtgacttgcaagtcgcaacaacgcgaattatgtgtctacatctggtttcagatattgctcttgtatgactcttattctgaaagactgaggagcccgagttgaaggcggagcgatccgaccaatcagatgaaaggagcgtttcagctccgcccacaagtgcgaatgaaatattgaagccataagccgttttttaaacccaaaacgacaaaatgagaaatcaagtcaaaaactcattttcattttgttaacctagatggaataacgaataaacgagccatttttccatttctcgttatttaattcatgttctctcacttgaatcctcttgagtttttcgttttctgttttttaatttgaaacggatttggaatggacggaagataccctgatttgCTTGTCACTGTTGTGATGTTTCGAATCTTTTCTTCAGTGAGTGATCCAAAGGCCCACTACATTGGGACGGAGCCGTGGAAGCCTAAGGAAGCTTTGGAAGATGGAGTGATCTCAGACAAAGCCGATATCTTTGCATATGGACTCACGCTGTGGGAGATGATGACACTTTCTGTTCCTCACCTGGAGATGCTGGACACTGAGGGTGACGATGATGATGGTAAAATTACTATTTCGTCTTTTGcttatatttggcatttttcacacttttccatgatttaaagtgatttaatgaatgtttttttagaTAACTCCTTTGATGAGGATGATTTTGATGAAGATGCATATTATGAGAGACTGGGAACTCGGCCGGCTTTGGACGCAGCGACTCTTGGAGGGGCTTATCAGAGGATGGTGGAGCTCTTCTGTCTCTGTACAGAAGAAGACCCCCATAAAAGACCCTCGGCAGCTCACATTGTTCAGGTGTTGGAGTCAAACACCCAGCTTTGTGACAAAAGCAGTGAGGTCACTGTAATTGATTAAATGTTCTATTTGCCTGTTGGGTCTGGTTACTGTTCTGTCTATAGTTTTACTTTGTGAGCTGGTGTTTTTTCACGTTGTAAATACTTTTCTGTTGAGGATTTAATCATGTTACATATGTTCTTATGTATTCTTTTGATCTGTTCATACATTCTAGATACTGTAGTTGTCAGTGCCAGTTGAATTCATATCTGTTTTTGAACCATTAACCTGTGTGTAAAATCAGCACACGTTAAAATTGGAATTtttgaatggatttttttttttcctctcgcaAAGGGCAAGTTCTCAAGTACTATATTGATTATATTAGCAAAATAGCTGAATATAATGAGTAATTATATTCAACATGGAAATCTCCATGTGAGGTTAGCATGCCCTGTTGTATTACCTGCTACAGTCTATTCTATTATTAGATTTGTGATGCTGtggatgcatttatttacttTCTGTTGTCAACATAATTGTTGGACGTATAAGAATAAACAATGGTTGTCATGACTTTTAACCAGTCCTATGTAtacagttatttttatgtttctcatATTTTTCCAGACTCACTTGCACCCTCTGCATTAGAGGTTAAAATCCTCTGCTCTAAATTAAGGCATTTagctttttctttaaaatgactgAATGTTTTTATTGGCAGAGTAATTAAAACTATATGCAATATTTGACAATCAAATTAACGGCAAAATATTACCAACTGAAAACTTAAGTAGAGATAATAAAGCTAAGCTCTGCAATTTATCAAAGGTTCATGGAAGTATTCATCAATATATAATGGGAAACCCTAAAAACAGAATAATTCAAGAAGAATTCTTGAAACTCACTATGACAGATCTacacaaatacaatacaaaaaatatgaagcacaatttatttaaaaatatgtacaaagTCAAAAGCAAGGAGCATTACAGTTGAAAGTTCTTGttcattttacaattaatttgagAGGAAATTCTGAATCTAATTTTCCAAAACAGGAATCTTTAAGGCCGGCTTAGTTAACGGATTTTTGTGCTAAATTAGCATACATACCATTTGGCCTAATGTTAAGTGTCTTAAACATGAATTCACTGTCAAAAGACAATCCATCAATCTCTGCACAACAGTAAAACATGGATTTTCTCCTGAACAGATCTGGAGCACTTCATGAGATTGATCATATTAGActgaacttaatttgaacatctaacaattttttttttatctattaaaaaaaaaatacaaaagcattCACAAATGCAGTCATACTAAAACCTACAGGAAACGTTTTTCTTTAACTGATGAAGTTGTACACCAGAAATGTTGGCGTCTCGCAGTACTTCGTAGCAAACAGCTTTCCTTCTGGTGTAGGGTCAGAGAAGGCGATTTCCTCTTTGGTCAGGTGGCTCCCGTACATGAAAGTAGTCCTGAATTAGTAAGAAACAATTTTATATACAGAAACAAAGTCCCatgataaacataaaaaataataataataaaaattaagtacCTGAGAGTGTCCAGAAGGCGAGTGGCGATGCCCTTCCTCCTCATCAGACTGAAAACCCAGATGCGACTGACACCACAGATGGCTTGTTCCGCCACTGTAGAGCAGCACCAGGCTCTGTGGTGCTCCAGGAAATCCTCCTTGCTCATGTCTTTGGCGTTCTCTTGCTGTTCCAGCACCCGAAAAGCCTAATTGATATTGGGTATGATGAGAGTTTACTAAGATCAGTTCAGGGTTTCTGCAAGTTTCTTGatggtaattgtttttttttttttttacacacaaatagcTCAAGGATTGAATAGCTCTCTTCCTAACCACTATGATATGGAAATCACATTTAATGTACCTTCTTATCACACTGCTTAATTAGTATTTTTGTCCTGTTCTCTAGtgtctaaagattcttaaatctACATTTACTTGAAAAGTAACATGAAAATAGTTTGGTGTTCTGAGAAACTGATacaattaaaacaagaacaaatatctgccaatgggctCAGAAAAACCCATTTAATTTTTGACAAGTTAATTCTTAATTAaaatttctcagaaaaaaattatattatatatattatattataatttttttgcaatgcataaacatttaatgccatgacaTTTCTGCTCAGATTTGAAACCTTTTTGGTCCTTAACTTGTGGAAGGGGGAAAACGTAAACCTTTTAAGACTTGTCAACTGTACTTTATAGCTCAGAATGGCAATGTTACTCAAGTCAAATGGTAGAATTCTTTTGTTAAACACTCACTTGTCTAATATTTTCAGCCACCAGACATCCCACCACCATCCTGTCGCTGTTGATGAACAGGTAGGTTTTGGCTGAGCTCGGGCTACTGAGAGTGATCTGCTGAAAGCCCAATTCACTGTCTGCAATCCGTCTCACGTCCTCGGCCTGAAACAAAGCAGCATAAGTTAGGAAATACTTGAGGTTATGCTGGACAGAGCAAGTGTTTAAACTATAACCAAACACTGCCAGCATACCTTTTTTGTGGCATACTTAGGATCATCAGGTAGAACGAGAATAATCTTTCCATCCCAGAACTCTGCCACAACCCTCTCTTTTTTCCAGCCctagaaacatacaaaatgtgaaactgctgtatttttttccccagcaGAATTGATGAAAACTTCATGACAGCTCACCACAAACTTAATGGTGTCCAGGAAGCGCTGATGGAACTGCGTGTGCTGGAAGTTGTCCTCTGGACTATCTGTGCTGTACAGCATCCCACAGGACCCACACATGGTGGCGCCGAACTGCTTCTGACCAGCATCCTAAATACCGGACACGTTAGGTGAAAAAGAACTACCAGGTTATTTCTCTCCAACAATTAGACTTTCTACTCACAATGATAAGCTGGTTATCTGTTTGCTTCTTCATCTCTCTTCTCAAGGCAGTTCTCTCTTTTGCCTTCAGAGCAGAAGAACCAGTCAGTGCAGAAGGAGTGCTGGTGTTCCGCGGTGGTGACAAAACCCCTTTTTTCCGAGATCTAAAACAAAGATGAGAACAACTGATGAGGATCAAACACTTTATGTGGTCATGACATAGCTGATAGATTGAATATAACCTGGCTGGCACACACAACATCATTAGGTCATTCTATAACATTGGCCTTATGCAGCTAAGATTTTgaaactttatacattttttacagtaaccATGACTTTTTGACACAGCTGCATTAGGAGTAAATGAGTATATGTCTGTCTTACCTCTTAGTGCCAAAAATGGGATAGACAGATGACTCTTCTGAAGACGgagaaataaaaaatcatttacaaaacataaaaaaaaaatcagacattgttttgctttgttaaaaacagaatttataaaaaaaaataatttaacaagttATCTAAGAAAAACTGATCAAATTAGAAAGTAagacaaataatatataataaaaacatgtttataaaatcaaatatgttttcgttttttttttgtttttataaaaagttgATATTTTTTACCTTCATCAAGAGAGCTGTTGTGATCTGGTGGTGGTATGTCACTCACATCAAACACCGAATCTGTTTTTGCGGTCGAGTCCTGGAAAACATCAGCTTCAGCTGATCTGCTGGGACTTACGGATCTCCTCAAAACCACCTTTAACTCTTTGGTAATACCATGCATATGTGCCAGGACCTGAGGGGACATCTGCTTGGGGCTCAACATCACTTGCGTTGACTCGCTGTCCTTTTCAACTTTATCAGTAGTAACTTTAGCGGTGTTGTCTGCATTCAGGTGTTTTTTTAAGAAGATGGCTCGGCGGACTGGGGAACGTTCTCCTGGCGCTGTCTGCACTTCCTTCTCCTTTGTGGGTTTCTCATAGGTTAAGGGTTTTTTAGGCTTTGTGCTCTGTGCAGATCTTTTGAACATTGAAGTGGGCTTTTTTCCAGTGCTGAAGAAAGCTGCTCCCACAACCAGCTTGGGTTTACTCTTGGATTTCATACTGCTAAATGAAATCGGGGCCACCATGGCCTTCAGCGACTGATCAGTTTGCACATCAGAGAGACTTTTCCCTTTGGGTTTAGCAATAAAGTAACCTTTTAGGCTAGATTGTGGACCTGTGGCACTGCCTTTCTTTTGGACCTTCCTCACTGGTTTTTTAACAGGATTTCCAGGGAGACATGATGGTTCTTTGCTAGGGACTGATGGCGGTGATTTGGTTTCCTTTAACAGCTTCCTTTCCAGAGGTGTGAGATAAAGAGGTTTCTGCTTGCTGTAGAAGGATCCCGCTCCCAATGCAGTTTTTCGTGGCGAGATTCGTTTTGGAGGAGATTTTAGTGAAGAGGTCCTCGGCATCTTCTTAGGTGTACTGAGAATCTTTTGGGGTGATGCCAGCGAGATGGGAATATTCTCTTTTTGTCGAGTGGCTCTTCTCGGAGAGTTTCTCAGGCTTGTTATTTGTTTCTTAGATGGGTTACTGTGGTGGGTTTAAAGTGAATTAAAGGGTTTACAATTGCTGTCATAAGGGGAAAGTACATTTCAATATCTAATATCTAACAAAATGACATCTCATACCTCTCAGCATCTGGAGAGCCATGTTTTCTTTTTCGGGATAACATCTTCAAATCACCTGAAATGAGCAGACAGGGAATCAACACGACGAGAACAGATTATGCATTTCTAGAACATTCTGATATTTCTGAAATATAATTTAGCTCTCACTAATATGAGAACTGTGGAGAAAACGTAGTAACCTGATAAAATTTggtaaaaaaattcataatttgcGTCAGTAGACAAAGAGAATAACTTACTCTGTGACTTTAAACTGAGAAATTCAAAAGAATCCAACTTTAATTCAAAGTTTCAATCTCAAGCTTATTGCTATCATAACGATATATGTAGTTTGGCTCATAGGTTACAGAACACAGAACATTTATGTTCAATACAAATCATAAATACCGCAGCTATTTTCTATGCGCCAATTAGTTGACAAGTAACATCTCGTTCAAAATACACGCTGGATCCCACAGTCAACAATGACAATGTAACAATAATGTATGTAGTAGTTCACATACCAGGTCAAATAAATCCGATTCTGTTCTTGAATTTGTGTGGAAACAGCTGAACAAAATAATCGCGGCAAATCTCTCGCTTCACCCGCGGTTTGTTTTGAACAACGCGCCAAAGTCAATTGTGGCGCACACGGAAACGGAAACAACGAATGTGTATAACGCCCGGTTAAGTGCGATTCATCTATacgaatcggttctttcgaacagTTATTTTCAAAGAACCGGTTCAACAAACTGAGCGCTCCGATTCAGATTGAACAGCCGTTCAGTtccttcaataaaaaaagaatttagaATGTAAATAGTTAACGATTTGTGTATACAGTGTTTTATTCATTAGAACCAATATAAGGATTTGCTGACGTGAGCAAAGTTCAGAACTTCGGAATGAATTGTTCAGACCTGAATCGTTTATACCCCTTCAACTAGATGCGGTTCAAATGAACGATTCATTCATCGGGAATCACGTCATTGGAGCgctgcttgtttctgttgtggtCGGAATAGATGGTGCACATGACATGTGCCTCTGAAGCAGATTATTAACACTGATGTGCTCTATGTTTTGTTGAATACATATAAATTGAAAGGTTGCGTCTTTgcgtaaaaatatgtttttaaaagcgCCGGTGAGTAGTGAATCGTGTGCTTCCTGTGCCCATGCAAAACAGTGTTTATGCTGACAACAGTTTAAATACGAAACAattataatgctaataataatacaacattcAACAAAACGAAAGATTATCAAAACTGCAATATACTGTAACTTGACATTGTGAGATTGTAATTGTTGGAGGTTCGGTGTGTCTTCAGATATGTAACaagaataaacacacaaaacaaaaacagtgatTATTAAAAGTTGCAGTACATGCTTCTCTTTCACAGTTGTCTCACCGCCCTATACCATCTATATGGGTAAAGATAAATATGAAAGTAAGGACCGAAGTccttgttattaatatttttcagaacCCTCACCCTGTACTTGTCAGACCATTaataactttttgtttttcaacaggGGAAGATCTTATAAAATATGCATGGCCTTTGGTATGGCATGAGGACAGATAAACTCTTTAATTTTGTTCACACTTCAGAATATTATTAGGATGCATCATCttgaaattacagaaattaaactAATCTGAGTAATTTGTGCCAAAAAATACCAATTACCGCCTGTCTGAACAAACTCTATGTGATTCTAAGGTGCTCAGGTATTActatattaatttgaaatatactaTACAATGTCAACAGTTGAAAATTGTGGCAGTAGAAAAGAAAATCAATGAAATAATCAAaagacttgataaaacacaagaGGAGCGCTATCCTGATCTTGCTGCTGAGAAGGAGTCCTGGGACAGAGAGGAAAGAAGTGAGAAAAAGGCTAAATTACAAGAGCAGAAGAAAAAGGAGAAGGAAGAGATGGAAGAATTAAGGTGCTGCATATTGTTAAAATGTTGagcatattatacatttattaacctCAACACaaacaattaaagggatagttcaccttcagttgctggttcccactgacttccatagtatggaaaaaatccACCATGCAAGTCAGTGGGGACTAGCAACTaaaggtaaactatccctttcatttttgaaaaatacaCTGGCATCCAAAAGTTTGAGACCACTAGTGAAATACGTTTATTTTGCATGTTCgaactcaataaaaaaaaagtcattacaaatgatatcatcagcataacagttaattctgataattatatatatatatatatatatatatatatatatatatatatatatatatatatatatatatatatatatatatatatatatatatatatatatatacacagtggggatcgaaagtttgggcaccccttgcagaatctgtgaaaatgcg
The Carassius auratus strain Wakin chromosome 31, ASM336829v1, whole genome shotgun sequence DNA segment above includes these coding regions:
- the LOC113051025 gene encoding N-acetyltransferase ESCO2-like — its product is MLSRKRKHGSPDAESNPSKKQITSLRNSPRRATRQKENIPISLASPQKILSTPKKMPRTSSLKSPPKRISPRKTALGAGSFYSKQKPLYLTPLERKLLKETKSPPSVPSKEPSCLPGNPVKKPVRKVQKKGSATGPQSSLKGYFIAKPKGKSLSDVQTDQSLKAMVAPISFSSMKSKSKPKLVVGAAFFSTGKKPTSMFKRSAQSTKPKKPLTYEKPTKEKEVQTAPGERSPVRRAIFLKKHLNADNTAKVTTDKVEKDSESTQVMLSPKQMSPQVLAHMHGITKELKVVLRRSVSPSRSAEADVFQDSTAKTDSVFDVSDIPPPDHNSSLDEEESSVYPIFGTKRSRKKGVLSPPRNTSTPSALTGSSALKAKERTALRREMKKQTDNQLIIDAGQKQFGATMCGSCGMLYSTDSPEDNFQHTQFHQRFLDTIKFVGWKKERVVAEFWDGKIILVLPDDPKYATKKAEDVRRIADSELGFQQITLSSPSSAKTYLFINSDRMVVGCLVAENIRQAFRVLEQQENAKDMSKEDFLEHHRAWCCSTVAEQAICGVSRIWVFSLMRRKGIATRLLDTLRTTFMYGSHLTKEEIAFSDPTPEGKLFATKYCETPTFLVYNFIS